The Musa acuminata AAA Group cultivar baxijiao chromosome BXJ2-2, Cavendish_Baxijiao_AAA, whole genome shotgun sequence genome has a segment encoding these proteins:
- the LOC103976249 gene encoding transcription factor ILI3 — MTACVVKVLRSLTFYLKCGERTNRPRFRRETCRPWSLSYKYPRRMLHLVPMSTQKSRISDEEINDLVSKLQSLLPESRRRNLSRASSASKLLKETCSYIKSLHREVADLSGRLSHLTSTLDPDSPQAEIIGSILGS; from the exons ATGACAGCGTGCGTCGTCAAGGTCTTGAGGTCCCTCACGTTTTACCTCAAGTGCGGGGAACGCACAAATAGACCTCGTTTTCGACGTGAGACATGTAGGCCATGGAGCCTCTCCTACAAATACCCCCGACGGATGTTG CACTTGGTGCCCATGTCGACCCAGAAATCGAGGATCAGCGACGAGGAAATCAACGATCTCGTCTCCAAGCTGCAGTCTCTGCTCCCGGAGTCTCGCCGCAGGAACCTGAGCAGG GCGTCGTCGGCGTCCAAGTTGCTGAAGGAGACATGCAGCTACATCAAGAGCTTGCACCGCGAGGTGGCCGACCTCAGTGGCCGGCTCTCCCATCTGACGTCGACGTTGGACCCCGACAGCCCTCAGGCTGAGATCATCGGGAGCATCCTCGGGTCCTGA